One window from the genome of Thermus sediminis encodes:
- a CDS encoding M23 family metallopeptidase, translating into MSLKPGHYLLLALLLYALAVTLGFASRGGQLAALRQEVRLLGERAALAPQGYRLPLPGACLPIRPENLPNAPRPYRRGVSAGFVFRDGDACVPVVRGMGVVAAMAGEVVKVEADYQEPSPEAWRELLDRVREGASPEEMDLLRGLEVWVRHPDGRTSVYAHLQAPYPGLRVGARVSRGDVLGYLGNTGLQGGAPRLLFEVWEGQPDRSRFLFQGLGPEEVLRQAQGFFGLQ; encoded by the coding sequence CCTCTACGCCCTAGCGGTGACCTTGGGCTTCGCCTCGAGGGGCGGGCAGCTCGCCGCCTTGCGGCAGGAGGTCCGCCTCCTGGGGGAGAGAGCGGCCCTCGCCCCCCAGGGCTACCGCCTGCCCCTCCCCGGAGCCTGCCTCCCCATCCGCCCCGAGAACCTTCCCAACGCCCCCCGCCCCTACCGCAGGGGGGTGAGCGCAGGCTTCGTCTTCCGCGACGGGGACGCCTGCGTGCCCGTGGTGCGGGGGATGGGGGTGGTGGCCGCCATGGCCGGGGAGGTGGTCAAGGTGGAGGCCGATTACCAAGAGCCCAGCCCCGAGGCCTGGCGGGAACTCCTGGATCGGGTGCGGGAGGGGGCTTCCCCGGAGGAGATGGACCTCCTGAGGGGCCTCGAGGTCTGGGTGCGCCACCCAGACGGGCGCACCTCGGTCTACGCCCACCTCCAGGCCCCCTACCCGGGCCTGAGGGTGGGGGCTAGGGTCTCCCGGGGGGATGTTTTGGGCTACCTGGGGAACACCGGCCTCCAGGGTGGGGCTCCCAGGCTCCTCTTTGAGGTCTGGGAAGGCCAGCCCGACCGGAGCCGCTTCCTCTTCCAGGGGCTTGGCCCGGAGGAGGTGCTCCGGCAGGCCCAAGGGTTCTTTGGCCTACAATAG